A part of Actinoallomurus bryophytorum genomic DNA contains:
- a CDS encoding DUF1206 domain-containing protein: MTAQEARARAAGNGVSASSAFRALGRAGLAARGVIYILVGALAVQIAFGKSGGKEADRQGALQTVAGTPGGTILLWLLAIGLAGMALWRFSEAVWGQAGPDGDKATKRLNSLGRGIFYAVVCASTVAFIIGAGGPGSSDKKSRDYSGKAMHDIPGGRWLVLLVGLGLVAGGIGIAVSAMKTKFEKKLNTHQMSPAVRKTVKTLGVVGKTTRALVYASAGAFFAYAAIKFDPGKAKGVDGTLRQFAHTPVGPWLLVLIALGLIVFGLYSFCEARWRRV; the protein is encoded by the coding sequence ATGACCGCTCAAGAGGCGCGTGCCAGAGCCGCGGGCAACGGAGTGTCGGCCAGTTCGGCCTTCCGCGCGCTCGGCCGGGCAGGGTTGGCCGCACGGGGTGTCATCTATATTCTCGTCGGCGCGCTGGCCGTCCAGATCGCCTTCGGGAAGAGCGGCGGCAAGGAGGCCGACCGGCAGGGTGCGCTGCAGACCGTGGCCGGCACGCCCGGCGGCACGATCCTGCTGTGGCTGCTGGCGATCGGGCTGGCCGGAATGGCCCTGTGGCGCTTCAGCGAGGCCGTCTGGGGCCAGGCGGGGCCGGACGGCGACAAGGCGACCAAGCGCCTGAACTCCCTCGGCCGTGGGATCTTCTACGCCGTCGTCTGCGCCAGCACGGTGGCGTTCATCATCGGCGCGGGCGGTCCCGGCTCCAGCGACAAGAAGTCGCGGGACTACTCGGGCAAGGCGATGCACGATATCCCCGGCGGCCGCTGGCTCGTCCTGCTCGTCGGGCTCGGCCTCGTCGCGGGCGGCATCGGCATCGCCGTCTCTGCCATGAAGACCAAGTTCGAGAAGAAGCTCAACACGCACCAGATGAGCCCGGCGGTCCGCAAGACCGTCAAGACCCTCGGCGTGGTGGGCAAGACGACGCGAGCACTGGTGTACGCCTCGGCCGGCGCCTTCTTCGCCTATGCCGCCATCAAGTTCGACCCCGGTAAGGCCAAGGGCGTGGACGGCACGCTGCGGCAGTTCGCCCACACTCCGGTGGGGCCGTGGCTACTGGTGCTGATCGCGCTCGGACTGATCGTGTTCGGCCTCTACTCATTCTGCGAGGCCCGCTGGCGACGGGTCTGA
- a CDS encoding PaaX family transcriptional regulator, whose amino-acid sequence MTVTRPTLSRRHAVGETSARSLLLTLLGEFVLPQNAPVWTATIVEVLDSLGVEEKSARQALARTAADGWLASERVGRSVRWSLTSSGRRLLTEGAERIYAFGAPAPAWDGLWLILYVSVPESKRRLRHKLRTKLTWAGFGSPGPGMWISPLPSREAEVRAVVEGLGLDTGAMSFTARFAAVGSEQEMVRRAWDLDAVAAQYAGFVSAFDDPQPASSHDTMLAQTRLVHEWRRFPFLDPRLPAELLPKAWIGDQARELFDARHADWATGAQLRWRELTHP is encoded by the coding sequence GTGACCGTCACTCGCCCCACGCTGAGCCGTCGCCATGCCGTGGGGGAGACGAGTGCACGCTCACTGCTCCTCACCCTGCTCGGCGAGTTCGTCCTCCCGCAGAACGCCCCCGTGTGGACGGCCACGATCGTCGAGGTGCTCGACAGCCTGGGCGTGGAGGAGAAGTCCGCACGCCAGGCCCTGGCCCGTACGGCCGCCGACGGATGGCTGGCCTCCGAGCGTGTCGGGCGCAGCGTCCGCTGGTCGCTCACCTCTTCGGGCCGCCGCCTGCTCACCGAGGGCGCTGAGCGCATCTACGCCTTCGGCGCGCCCGCTCCCGCGTGGGACGGCCTGTGGCTGATCCTGTACGTCTCGGTGCCCGAGTCCAAGCGCAGGCTCCGGCACAAGCTCCGTACCAAGCTGACCTGGGCGGGCTTCGGCTCGCCCGGCCCCGGGATGTGGATCTCACCGCTCCCGTCGAGGGAGGCCGAGGTACGCGCGGTCGTCGAGGGGCTCGGCCTGGACACCGGGGCCATGTCGTTCACGGCGAGGTTCGCGGCGGTCGGCAGCGAGCAGGAGATGGTGCGCCGCGCGTGGGATCTCGACGCCGTGGCCGCGCAGTACGCCGGGTTCGTCAGCGCGTTCGACGATCCGCAGCCGGCCTCCTCACACGACACCATGCTCGCCCAGACACGCCTGGTGCACGAGTGGCGCCGCTTCCCGTTCCTGGACCCGCGGCTCCCGGCCGAGCTGCTCCCCAAGGCCTGGATCGGCGACCAGGCACGTGAGTTGTTCGACGCCCGTCACGCCGACTGGGCCACCGGCGCCCAGCTCCGCTGGCGCGAGCTGACCCACCCCTGA
- a CDS encoding amidohydrolase family protein, with protein sequence MIDGHLLVDAHMHVARLPTLKRAWHEWATDFGDRAVIERVYDAAGTPVPAMFGELLDEEGVDVALMLCEYSPKATGIQPIEDLLPLAAHDPGRMRLVANLNPHLHFPVAEEVERQLGLGAVALKIHPVHGGFPANDRALYPAYEVCRARGVPVVVHCGTSSFPGSTNGYADPVLLDEVLRDFPTLNVVLAHGGRGWWYDAAAFLALSRKTVWIELSGLPPRRLPEYYARHDWRRLSRRFVFGTDWPGVPGIAANARAVARLCPDEETAGLVLGGNALEVYNLAAGG encoded by the coding sequence GTGATCGATGGCCATTTGCTCGTCGATGCGCACATGCACGTCGCACGGCTGCCGACGCTCAAGCGCGCCTGGCACGAGTGGGCCACCGACTTCGGCGACCGTGCCGTCATCGAGCGAGTGTACGACGCCGCCGGCACGCCCGTCCCGGCGATGTTCGGTGAGCTGCTGGACGAGGAGGGCGTCGACGTCGCGCTGATGTTGTGCGAGTACAGCCCCAAGGCGACCGGCATCCAGCCCATCGAGGACCTGCTGCCGCTGGCCGCCCACGACCCGGGACGCATGCGCCTGGTCGCGAACCTCAATCCGCACCTGCACTTTCCCGTCGCCGAGGAGGTCGAGCGCCAGCTCGGCCTGGGCGCCGTCGCGTTGAAGATCCATCCGGTGCACGGCGGCTTCCCGGCCAACGACCGTGCGCTCTACCCGGCGTACGAGGTGTGCCGGGCGCGCGGGGTACCCGTGGTGGTGCACTGCGGCACCAGCAGCTTCCCCGGCTCGACGAACGGCTACGCCGACCCGGTGCTGCTGGACGAGGTGCTGCGCGACTTCCCGACGCTGAACGTCGTGCTCGCCCACGGCGGCCGCGGCTGGTGGTACGACGCCGCGGCCTTCCTCGCGCTGTCGCGGAAGACGGTGTGGATCGAGCTGTCGGGGTTGCCGCCGCGACGGCTGCCGGAGTACTACGCACGGCACGACTGGCGCCGTCTCTCACGCCGCTTCGTCTTCGGCACCGACTGGCCCGGCGTCCCGGGCATCGCCGCCAACGCCCGCGCGGTGGCCAGGCTCTGCCCCGACGAGGAGACCGCCGGTCTCGTGCTGGGCGGAAACGCCCTGGAGGTCTACAACCTCGCCGCGGGCGGGTGA
- a CDS encoding S1C family serine protease, whose protein sequence is MSAEPLDTYSQVVSSVARDLTPRVASLRVRRHGREGSGSAVVFTDDGFLLTNAHVVGTAREGVAAFADGAETSFTVVGADPLSDLAVVRANGATPPPATLGDSAELVVGQLVVAVGNPLGLAGSVTAGVISALGRSLPARDGAATRLIEDVIQTDAALNPGNSGGALADAAGRVVGINTAVAGVGLGLAVPINDTTQRIIGTLMRDGRVRRAYLGLVTTPAPVPEALRDRTGVRRALRVVEVAHGSPAARAGLRGGDLLLSAAGQPTVDARSLQRLMFSAAIGRPLQLTVLRNGAMVDVIAEPVELTGVGG, encoded by the coding sequence ATGTCCGCCGAACCCCTCGACACCTACTCACAGGTCGTCTCCTCGGTCGCCCGTGACCTGACACCGCGCGTGGCGAGCCTGCGGGTCCGCCGTCACGGGCGGGAGGGCAGCGGGTCGGCCGTGGTGTTCACCGATGACGGATTCCTGCTGACCAACGCCCACGTCGTGGGGACGGCACGCGAAGGTGTGGCCGCGTTCGCCGACGGGGCGGAGACCTCGTTCACGGTCGTCGGCGCCGATCCCCTGTCCGACCTCGCCGTCGTCCGCGCGAACGGCGCGACTCCACCGCCCGCCACTCTCGGGGACAGTGCTGAGCTGGTCGTCGGCCAGCTGGTCGTCGCCGTGGGCAACCCGCTCGGGCTCGCGGGCTCGGTGACCGCCGGCGTCATCAGCGCACTCGGCCGCTCCCTGCCGGCCCGCGACGGCGCGGCGACACGGCTCATCGAGGACGTGATCCAGACCGACGCCGCCCTCAACCCCGGCAACTCCGGCGGCGCGCTCGCCGACGCGGCCGGCCGCGTGGTCGGCATCAACACGGCGGTGGCCGGCGTCGGCCTGGGCCTGGCCGTGCCGATCAATGACACGACGCAGCGGATCATCGGCACGCTGATGCGCGACGGGCGGGTACGGCGGGCCTACCTCGGGCTGGTGACCACGCCGGCGCCGGTGCCGGAAGCGCTGCGTGACCGTACCGGGGTGCGGCGCGCGCTCCGGGTGGTCGAGGTCGCGCACGGAAGTCCGGCCGCGCGGGCCGGCCTCCGCGGTGGTGACCTGCTGCTCAGCGCGGCCGGTCAGCCGACGGTGGACGCCCGGAGCCTCCAGCGGCTCATGTTCTCCGCCGCGATCGGCAGGCCGCTGCAACTCACCGTCCTGCGTAACGGCGCGATGGTCGACGTCATCGCCGAGCCGGTCGAGCTGACCGGGGTGGGGGGCTGA
- a CDS encoding aldo/keto reductase: MRHVRLGGTNLQVPVLVLGCGNFNGIGSAPELFGRGEDEAAAFAVMDRAVELGVTMFDTADSYGGGYSERWIGRWMADRGVRDDLVVTTKVGNPVGDRPADSGLSRRHIFRQVQESLRRLRTDRIDLYLTHAPDPSTPVEETVGAFGELVRTGKILHYGLSNVSGDAAEEVVATADRLGVDRPVNIQDSYSLLDRAGAAGVLEVCARHVIAFTAYSPLAGGWLTGKYRAGRPFPEGSRMTLRPGAYAHLTAESTFAALEGLERHAAERGLSLPTLALAWALTDPAVTGLVLGPRSPEQLTLMSAALDVSLTPSDRAEIARIAAG; the protein is encoded by the coding sequence ATGCGTCACGTGAGACTCGGCGGTACGAACCTCCAGGTCCCGGTGCTCGTGCTGGGCTGCGGGAACTTCAACGGGATCGGCTCCGCGCCGGAGCTGTTCGGCCGGGGCGAGGACGAGGCCGCGGCCTTCGCCGTCATGGACCGTGCCGTCGAGCTCGGCGTCACGATGTTCGACACGGCGGACTCCTACGGCGGCGGGTACTCCGAGCGGTGGATCGGCCGGTGGATGGCCGATCGCGGGGTCCGCGACGACCTGGTCGTGACCACCAAGGTGGGGAACCCGGTCGGCGACCGGCCCGCGGACTCCGGTCTTTCGCGCCGGCACATCTTCCGCCAGGTGCAGGAGAGCCTGCGGCGGCTCCGCACCGACCGGATCGACCTGTACCTCACCCACGCTCCCGACCCTTCGACGCCCGTCGAGGAGACCGTCGGCGCCTTCGGTGAGCTGGTACGGACCGGCAAGATCCTTCACTACGGGCTGAGCAACGTCAGCGGGGACGCGGCCGAGGAGGTCGTCGCCACCGCGGACCGGCTCGGCGTGGACCGGCCGGTGAACATCCAGGACTCCTACAGCCTGCTCGACCGGGCCGGCGCGGCCGGGGTGCTGGAGGTGTGCGCCCGTCACGTCATCGCGTTCACCGCCTACAGCCCGCTCGCCGGCGGCTGGCTGACGGGGAAGTACCGGGCCGGCCGTCCGTTTCCCGAGGGCTCGCGGATGACGCTGCGGCCCGGCGCCTACGCTCACCTGACGGCCGAGTCCACGTTCGCCGCCCTGGAAGGGCTCGAGCGTCACGCGGCGGAGCGAGGTCTGTCGCTGCCGACGTTGGCGCTGGCGTGGGCGCTGACCGATCCGGCCGTGACCGGACTGGTCCTCGGCCCGCGGTCTCCGGAACAGCTCACGCTGATGAGCGCCGCCCTCGACGTCTCGCTGACGCCGTCCGACCGGGCCGAGATCGCCCGGATCGCCGCCGGGTAG
- a CDS encoding RNA polymerase sigma factor: MDDRKVGFEAVFDATYEAICGYALRRRSSSHDAADVVAETFAIAWRRVDQMPTGDAARLWLYGVARRVLANHRRGERQRRLRTTELRDDIVALVGDPLDASSIAEAFRALSDADREILGLVAWEGLDRDAIATVLGCSRSTARVRLHRARTRFSHALRSAGVDAAPMVMTRSSTKESP, from the coding sequence ATGGATGACCGCAAGGTCGGCTTCGAGGCGGTCTTCGACGCGACGTACGAGGCGATCTGCGGCTACGCGCTCCGGCGGCGCTCCTCTTCCCACGACGCGGCCGACGTGGTCGCCGAGACCTTCGCCATCGCCTGGCGCCGCGTCGACCAGATGCCCACCGGCGACGCCGCCCGGCTGTGGCTGTACGGCGTGGCGCGCCGCGTGCTGGCCAACCATCGGCGCGGCGAGCGACAGCGCCGGCTCCGCACCACGGAGCTGCGTGACGACATCGTGGCTCTGGTCGGCGACCCGCTCGACGCCTCGAGCATCGCGGAGGCGTTCCGCGCGCTGTCCGACGCCGACCGGGAGATCCTCGGCCTCGTCGCGTGGGAGGGGCTCGACCGCGACGCCATCGCGACCGTCCTCGGCTGTTCACGCAGCACCGCGCGCGTACGGCTCCACCGCGCCCGCACCCGTTTCTCCCACGCCCTCCGTTCGGCCGGAGTCGACGCGGCGCCCATGGTCATGACCCGCTCCTCGACGAAGGAGAGCCCCTGA
- a CDS encoding helix-turn-helix transcriptional regulator produces the protein MRADRLVSLVLLLRQHGRLSATALALELEVSARTVLRDIEALSAAGVPVYAERGRHGGFALLPGFRTELTGLNHDEALALLVAGSRRGAQAFGLGSALASAMLKVVDALPEGHRDTAAGAAQRLLIDPETDLLSRRLVAEEVPDEIAAEVLRAVFAGHKLRIHYAAVDQTPKWRTVDPIGLVTVRDQGYLLATRSGGDRTYRLSRILAAQELAEPAQRPDRVDLDQVWQERSTRFRAGGDQVTVLVRMNPARREELLGTALAVHAEEPDADGWLRLKVTFQDSRHAEWALWQLSTDAEALAPLSLRTSLRTRAAAIATCYGVSS, from the coding sequence ATGCGCGCCGACCGGTTGGTATCGCTGGTGCTGTTGCTGCGGCAGCACGGTCGGCTGTCGGCGACGGCGCTGGCCCTCGAGCTGGAGGTATCCGCCCGCACGGTGCTGCGCGACATCGAGGCGCTGTCCGCAGCCGGTGTCCCGGTCTATGCCGAACGCGGCCGGCATGGCGGTTTCGCGTTGTTGCCCGGTTTCCGGACCGAGCTCACCGGACTGAACCACGACGAGGCCCTTGCCCTGCTGGTCGCCGGATCGAGGCGCGGCGCGCAGGCGTTCGGCCTCGGCTCGGCGCTCGCTTCGGCGATGCTCAAGGTGGTCGACGCGCTACCCGAAGGCCATCGGGACACGGCGGCCGGCGCGGCCCAGCGGTTGCTCATCGACCCGGAGACCGACCTCCTCTCGCGTCGGCTGGTCGCCGAGGAGGTGCCTGACGAGATAGCGGCCGAGGTCCTGCGCGCGGTATTCGCCGGACACAAGCTGCGCATCCACTACGCGGCTGTGGACCAGACCCCGAAGTGGCGCACGGTGGACCCGATCGGCCTGGTCACCGTACGCGACCAGGGCTACTTGCTGGCCACGAGGTCCGGCGGGGACCGCACCTACCGGCTGTCACGGATCCTGGCCGCTCAGGAACTCGCCGAACCCGCACAGCGACCAGACCGGGTCGATCTGGACCAGGTCTGGCAGGAACGCAGCACGCGGTTTCGGGCCGGCGGTGACCAGGTCACCGTGCTGGTACGGATGAACCCGGCGCGGCGGGAGGAACTGCTGGGCACCGCGCTGGCCGTCCACGCCGAAGAACCCGACGCAGACGGCTGGCTGCGGCTGAAGGTGACCTTCCAGGATTCACGACACGCCGAATGGGCGCTGTGGCAGCTCAGCACGGACGCGGAAGCCCTGGCCCCGCTGTCGTTGCGCACCTCCCTGCGCACCCGCGCCGCCGCGATCGCCACTTGCTACGGCGTCTCATCCTGA
- a CDS encoding RidA family protein, with protein sequence MERSAVNPWAWSVEMGYNQGEIVSGHTRTLYCAGQTAMSGDGKPQHSDDMAAQLALSLDNLEAVLGEAGMSLAHLVRLNVYTTDVELLFQHYGLLASRLGAAGVAPATTTLGVTRLAIPVLMVELEGTAVA encoded by the coding sequence GTGGAGCGAAGCGCGGTAAACCCGTGGGCGTGGTCAGTGGAAATGGGGTACAACCAGGGTGAGATCGTCTCTGGGCACACCCGAACCTTGTACTGCGCCGGGCAGACCGCGATGAGCGGCGACGGCAAGCCCCAGCACAGCGACGATATGGCGGCGCAGCTGGCGCTGAGCCTCGACAACCTGGAGGCCGTTCTCGGCGAGGCCGGCATGTCCCTCGCGCACCTCGTCCGGCTCAACGTCTACACCACCGACGTCGAGCTGCTTTTCCAGCACTACGGTTTGCTGGCATCGCGGTTGGGCGCCGCCGGGGTGGCACCGGCCACCACGACGCTCGGGGTGACACGGCTCGCCATCCCCGTCCTGATGGTCGAGCTTGAGGGAACCGCCGTCGCGTGA
- a CDS encoding ROK family transcriptional regulator, giving the protein MRHQVVPVRHGTMRERNLAVVLGEISRRQPVSRARLADATGFTKTTVSSLVATLAGAGLVREDGPVRDGERGRPATAVSVNGDRVAGLGLEINVDYLAACVLDLGRRIRHRHLVAANNRGRAPERVIAGLTSLAERAIAAAGDQGLSVAGAVVALPGVLDRRGGRLRSAPNLGWSDVAAGELLNAGLPPLPLAADYDNEANLGALGELWFGDGPELGSYIHVSGEIGIGAGIVVDGRVFRGAHGFAGELGHVVVDPGGAPCACGGRGCLEQVAGQEAILRAAGMAETTATSSASPDGPLSALVARLEAGDERALAAVRRAGESLGQALATAVNLLDPDTIVLGGIFSGLAPWARPAAEAALAGGAGVVRRSPPRVTVSRLGGDAAALGAASLVVERVLDDPAILVSQAAGTAT; this is encoded by the coding sequence ATGCGCCATCAGGTCGTCCCCGTACGCCACGGCACCATGCGCGAGCGGAACCTCGCCGTCGTTCTCGGCGAGATCTCCCGCCGGCAGCCGGTCAGCCGCGCACGCCTCGCGGACGCGACCGGCTTCACCAAGACCACGGTCTCCAGTCTGGTCGCGACGCTCGCCGGCGCCGGGCTGGTACGCGAGGACGGGCCGGTACGCGACGGCGAGCGCGGGCGTCCCGCCACGGCGGTGTCGGTGAACGGCGACCGGGTGGCGGGCCTCGGCCTGGAGATCAACGTCGACTACCTGGCCGCGTGCGTGCTCGACCTCGGCCGCCGGATCCGGCACCGGCACCTGGTCGCCGCGAACAACCGGGGCCGCGCGCCGGAGCGCGTCATCGCCGGGCTGACCAGCCTCGCCGAGCGGGCGATCGCCGCCGCCGGCGACCAGGGCCTGTCGGTCGCCGGTGCCGTCGTCGCGCTGCCGGGCGTCCTCGACCGCCGCGGCGGGCGGCTGCGTTCCGCGCCCAACCTGGGCTGGAGCGACGTCGCCGCCGGTGAGCTGCTGAACGCCGGCCTGCCGCCGCTGCCACTGGCCGCCGACTACGACAACGAGGCCAACCTCGGCGCGCTCGGCGAGCTGTGGTTCGGCGACGGCCCTGAGCTGGGCTCCTACATCCACGTCTCGGGAGAGATCGGCATCGGCGCGGGCATCGTCGTGGACGGGCGGGTGTTCCGCGGCGCGCACGGCTTCGCCGGGGAGCTGGGCCACGTCGTGGTCGACCCCGGCGGCGCCCCCTGCGCGTGCGGCGGGCGCGGCTGCCTCGAACAGGTCGCCGGTCAGGAGGCGATCCTGCGCGCGGCCGGGATGGCCGAGACGACCGCGACGTCGTCGGCGAGCCCGGACGGCCCGCTGTCCGCGCTGGTCGCGAGGCTGGAGGCGGGCGACGAGCGCGCCCTGGCCGCCGTACGCCGGGCGGGGGAGTCGCTCGGCCAGGCCCTCGCCACCGCGGTGAACCTCCTCGACCCGGACACGATCGTGCTCGGAGGCATCTTCTCGGGGCTCGCACCGTGGGCCCGTCCCGCGGCGGAGGCGGCGCTGGCGGGCGGCGCGGGCGTGGTGCGGCGCTCGCCTCCGCGCGTCACGGTGTCCCGGCTGGGCGGCGACGCGGCCGCCCTGGGCGCGGCCTCACTCGTGGTCGAACGCGTGCTGGACGACCCGGCGATCCTGGTGAGCCAGGCGGCCGGCACCGCGACCTGA
- the xylA gene encoding xylose isomerase gives MSGQFQPTREDKFTFGLWTVGWQARDPFGDATRAPLDPVEAVHRLSELGAYGVTFHDDDLLAVEPDRDRAIASFRKALDETGLVVPMATTNLFQHPVFKDGAFTSNDRDIRRYALRKVMRNLDLAAELGANTYVFWGGREGAETDGGKDVRAALDRFREAIDTLAGYVTERGYDIRFALEPKPNEPRGDILLPTVGHALAFIGSLEHADMVGLNPEVGHEQMAGLNFVHAIAQALWHGKLFHIDLNGQHGNKYDQDLVFGHGDLKSAFFLVDLLENGGYEGPRHFDYKPTRTEDISGVWASAEANMRTYLILKERARAFRADPEVQEALAASRVEELSVPTLGADETYASLADDAFDLEAAAARGYHYERLDQLAIEHLLGARGGE, from the coding sequence ATGTCCGGTCAGTTCCAGCCCACCCGCGAGGACAAGTTCACGTTCGGCCTCTGGACGGTCGGCTGGCAGGCCCGCGACCCGTTCGGCGACGCCACCCGCGCGCCGCTGGACCCGGTGGAGGCGGTGCACCGTCTCTCCGAGCTGGGCGCGTACGGCGTGACCTTCCACGACGACGACCTGCTCGCGGTCGAGCCGGACCGGGACCGCGCGATCGCCTCCTTCCGCAAGGCTCTCGACGAGACCGGCCTCGTCGTGCCGATGGCGACCACCAACCTGTTCCAGCACCCGGTGTTCAAGGACGGCGCGTTCACCTCCAACGACCGCGACATCCGCCGGTACGCGCTCCGCAAGGTGATGCGCAACCTCGACCTGGCCGCCGAGCTGGGCGCGAACACGTACGTGTTCTGGGGCGGCCGCGAGGGCGCCGAGACCGACGGCGGCAAGGACGTACGCGCGGCGCTGGACCGGTTCCGCGAGGCCATCGACACGCTCGCCGGCTACGTGACCGAGCGCGGCTACGACATCCGGTTCGCGCTGGAGCCCAAGCCGAACGAGCCGCGCGGCGACATCCTGCTGCCCACCGTCGGCCACGCGCTGGCGTTCATCGGCTCGCTGGAGCACGCCGACATGGTCGGCCTCAACCCCGAGGTCGGGCACGAGCAGATGGCCGGGCTCAACTTCGTGCACGCCATCGCCCAGGCCCTGTGGCACGGCAAGCTGTTCCACATCGACCTCAACGGCCAGCACGGCAACAAGTACGACCAGGACCTGGTCTTCGGCCATGGCGACCTCAAGAGCGCGTTCTTCCTCGTCGACCTGCTGGAGAACGGCGGCTACGAGGGCCCGCGCCACTTCGACTACAAGCCGACCCGTACCGAGGACATCTCGGGCGTGTGGGCGTCGGCGGAGGCGAACATGCGGACCTACCTGATCCTGAAGGAGCGTGCGCGGGCGTTCCGCGCCGACCCTGAGGTGCAGGAAGCGCTCGCCGCCTCACGCGTCGAGGAGCTGTCCGTGCCGACGCTCGGTGCCGACGAGACCTACGCGTCGCTCGCGGACGACGCGTTCGACCTGGAGGCGGCCGCGGCGCGTGGGTACCACTACGAGCGCCTCGACCAGCTCGCCATCGAGCACCTCCTCGGCGCACGCGGCGGCGAGTGA
- the xylB gene encoding xylulokinase, producing the protein MSKTLVAGVDSSTQSCKVVVADAETGAVVRAGQAPHPDGTEVDPAAWWEALNLAIADAGGLADVEALGVGGQQHGMVCRSGDGEVVRPALLWNDTRSAGAAEDLVRELGGPAKWAEAAGSVPVASFTVTKLRWLARHEPDAFARTASVCLPHDYLTWRLTGEFVTDRGDASGTGYWSPAEGEYRTDLLELATGRVPELPRVLGPAEAAGRTSSGALVSAGTGDNMAAALGLGIRPGDIVVSLGTSGTVFTVSERPSADPSAAVAGFADGTGRFLPLVCTLNAARVLDAATRLLGVDHHELARLALSAPPGADGLVLVPYLEGERTPNRPDATGSVHGLRLDNSTPAHLARAAIEGMLCGLADGLDALLDQGARAERVLLIGGAARSEAVRRIAPTVFGRPVLVPEAGEYVAEGAAVQAAWALSERPEPPRWERTGLATYEDEAAPAVRERYAQARDHVLSR; encoded by the coding sequence ATGAGCAAGACACTCGTCGCGGGAGTCGACTCCTCGACGCAGTCGTGCAAGGTCGTCGTCGCGGATGCCGAGACCGGCGCGGTCGTACGCGCCGGTCAGGCGCCGCACCCGGACGGCACCGAGGTGGACCCGGCCGCCTGGTGGGAGGCGCTGAACCTCGCCATCGCCGACGCCGGCGGCCTGGCCGACGTCGAGGCCCTCGGCGTCGGCGGACAGCAGCACGGCATGGTGTGCCGGTCCGGCGACGGCGAGGTCGTACGCCCGGCGCTGCTGTGGAACGACACCCGCTCGGCGGGCGCGGCCGAGGACCTGGTCCGCGAGCTGGGCGGCCCGGCGAAGTGGGCCGAGGCCGCGGGCAGCGTGCCGGTCGCGTCGTTCACGGTGACCAAGCTGCGCTGGCTGGCCCGGCACGAGCCGGACGCGTTCGCACGTACGGCCTCGGTCTGCCTGCCCCACGACTACCTGACGTGGCGGCTGACCGGTGAGTTCGTCACCGACCGCGGCGACGCCTCCGGCACCGGCTACTGGTCACCCGCCGAGGGTGAGTACCGCACGGATCTGCTGGAGCTGGCGACCGGACGGGTACCGGAACTCCCCCGCGTGCTCGGACCGGCCGAGGCGGCTGGCCGTACGTCATCGGGTGCGCTCGTGTCGGCCGGTACCGGCGACAACATGGCCGCGGCGCTCGGCCTCGGCATCCGGCCCGGCGACATCGTCGTGTCCCTGGGCACGTCGGGCACGGTGTTCACGGTCTCGGAGCGGCCCAGCGCCGACCCGTCCGCGGCCGTGGCCGGTTTCGCCGACGGGACGGGACGGTTCCTGCCGCTCGTCTGCACGCTCAACGCCGCACGCGTGCTGGACGCCGCGACGCGGCTCCTCGGCGTGGACCACCACGAGCTGGCCCGGCTGGCCCTGTCGGCACCGCCCGGCGCGGACGGTCTCGTCCTGGTTCCCTACCTGGAGGGCGAACGCACTCCCAACCGGCCCGACGCGACCGGTTCCGTACACGGCCTGCGCCTGGACAACTCCACCCCGGCGCACCTGGCCCGTGCCGCGATCGAGGGAATGCTCTGCGGCCTGGCCGACGGGCTCGACGCCCTCCTCGACCAGGGCGCGCGGGCCGAGCGGGTCCTGCTCATCGGCGGCGCGGCACGCTCTGAGGCGGTACGCCGCATCGCCCCGACGGTGTTCGGCCGGCCGGTGCTGGTGCCCGAGGCCGGTGAGTACGTCGCCGAGGGCGCCGCGGTACAGGCGGCGTGGGCCCTGTCGGAGCGACCGGAACCGCCACGCTGGGAACGCACGGGACTCGCGACGTACGAGGACGAGGCGGCACCCGCCGTACGCGAACGCTACGCCCAGGCGCGGGACCACGTGCTGTCCCGCTGA
- a CDS encoding PH domain-containing protein, whose product MPESLTRWRVASTPTLLKFAGALLLAMVALLSGDERERLLLAGVGALALGVYGLRDIVAPVRLAADAEGLTVVSGFARRRRVPWREVERVALGEHRSLGLRTEILEIDAGESLHLFSRYDLGAPCAEVAETLQEMHDAALEEPGAEEER is encoded by the coding sequence GTGCCCGAATCCCTGACGCGGTGGCGCGTGGCGTCGACTCCCACCCTGCTGAAGTTCGCCGGTGCCCTGCTGCTCGCGATGGTCGCCCTCCTCTCGGGTGACGAGCGAGAGAGGTTGCTGCTCGCCGGTGTCGGGGCCCTGGCGCTCGGCGTGTACGGGCTGCGCGACATCGTGGCGCCGGTACGCCTGGCCGCCGACGCCGAGGGGCTGACGGTGGTGAGCGGGTTCGCACGCCGGCGGCGCGTCCCGTGGCGGGAGGTCGAGCGCGTCGCTCTCGGCGAGCACCGCAGCCTCGGCCTGCGCACCGAGATCCTGGAGATCGACGCCGGTGAGTCGCTGCACCTGTTCAGCCGGTACGACCTCGGCGCTCCCTGCGCCGAGGTCGCGGAGACGCTGCAGGAGATGCACGACGCGGCCCTAGAGGAGCCTGGAGCCGAGGAGGAACGCTGA